The window TCAAACGATCGTCGGAGTTTAAagtcaaacaaacaaaaagaatggTGCCTATGTGAAGCTAGTAAACAACGAAATGGATATTCgactattttataaataaaatcatataaaagttAGGGATATGTAATAACACGTGACCGATCATAGAAGAACAGTACTTGGGTTCATGTGAAatgttaaaagttaaaagttaaaatataaaagttatagaaTACTCTACTACTGGATGATAGGCGGGATGGAttttttatactaatttttGTTCAATAAATAGTTTAACATTTTGTAACACTATAATTTTTATCGATTGTAAAATAACAAATACAATTGTTGATCTCTTAGATGTATAATTGTTGTTGAAAAGTTAACGTATTACAACTcattttaattacttttaagaTTTTATATGCTTAAAAGAAACTAAGTTTTGCAGCTGATATAAATCACAAAAACCAGATATGCAatatcgattgtaaaatgactAAAATTGATTAAGTTTTCTGCTtttgatttgtttactattgtaTCTCCATAGGTGGTTTCATTTTCTACCTTTATAAATTGTGTTTTCGTTTTAGTTTATGTTTCactaatatgatttttttttaacttcttttgtgaactacataagtgtcaattaaaaaagatggacatctgtaaaaattTGTTCCACtccaaatacatatataaaaattaaaattttgaagaaaagtatcggcaaactctattcacaagttagtgttcaaatctaatatatcaagctgttataaaatataagtggagacttaaaatataaatttatgtcaAGTATATATTTATCAGTTCGGTCTAAAAATTATCTAATtctaaaataacaaaacaaattatttatttacctGATCTAAGCTTTTAAGGTACGCTTTTAAGATTTAGTTACCTAAGAGTATACCGATcaaaaatagatatataatactttatcatttgttgtagaaaaaaaaaactttatcattctattaaaaatatatatacggATCTCAAAGTCGCCATCAAATCACAACTCTGTTAGAAACAAAAACGGAAAGAATGATACATACTGTTCACAAATGTCTGTCTTCCCGTAACTTTTTATATGCTGCTTTCAGAAGCTAGACTGATGTGTATCAAAATTTCAAGAAATTGTCGCTGAAGTTGCAGATTTAAGAAATTTGTATAACCAAATGTAAACGTTACATACACTCGCCCCCACCAATAACATCAATTGCTAGAAGAACACaaggcaacaacaacaaaagcatATAACTGGTTTGgatacaaaaaaacaaaacaaatataaaaatgaaatggcAGAGAAACATATCACAACCTGATCTTGTTCAACTTCAGCATGTATTGATCCCATCTTTGCAATCCATGGTAAGGTTATTGAACGTCTCAACACGTGTCTTCCCCCTAATAAACACCTCTGTATCAACAGCCACTCTCATGTACCCATCAAACTCAACTGGTTTCCCATTGTTCAATAGACTCGTCTCATTGTACCACTCACTGTTATTCCCCCACAAGTAGCTATAATCATCAAGCAAGTGAACCTTGTACTGAGATCTCAACTTATCAAAGTAATTATAAAACGGTTCATTAGTCGCGACGTACAAGTTCCTCCATGGTTGAACCAAGCCTCTCAGCTTATTCAAAATCGCATCAGGCCATGTATCTTCATCCAAATGTGGCCATAGCTTCTTGTCCTTGGCTTTCTCGCCTCTAACAACATGAACCGCATCAAAGTCCCAATCCATCTTCCCACTAATCTCAGAGACAATGTTCATTAACCTCTTTGATTTCCACAGCGTCTGCCACGGTCTCTCTACATACTTTGAAGCTTGCCCTTCACACACTCTATACCAATAGTTCTCAGGCTCAGGTGCATCAAACTGCCTCCATATAATCGTGCTCTTATCTTTACTCAGCTGCAACGGCGACACTTTATGCGTCTTAACTTTCCTAACCGGAACTTTCCGCTTATGCGACCGGTTCCATTTCTTCCAATCCCTGACGAACTCACCTTCCTCAACAATAGAAGCAGATTCTTTAAGATGCTCAAAATCAAAGTAGTACCGAAAGTCCTTACCTTCCTCATCAACCCCCTTTGAGCTATAACTCGAAGACAAACACAAACTCAAATCCATAACAAAAGTCCTGTTCAAGTACATAGCTTCTCCTAACCCACACAAGAAACTCCACATATACTGATTCATACCCTTGCAATAATCACCCCCTCTTGAGTAATACAAATACTTCCCTCTCCTGAAATTCGTCTGGGAGCCAAGAGTCGGTATCGTATCATTGATCTCCGGATCACGGCCAACTCCACGGGTAGCCTTAggaccacctcctcctcctcttggCTTGATTCTAAACCTACGAGCATTAACACCAGAGTGCCAACCACTAGTGTGAAACACTTTGTAAGTACAATTCTCACCGAAGGCAAACTTAAACCTCCTGAAATCTCTGTATCTCCTCCAAGACTTCTCCTTTTTGTTCCTAAATCTCCAAGAAACATCGCACTCGTCGGGCTTCGAACCGTTGACGGGAGTTTCATACTCTAAGAAGACAATCGATTTGAAAATTCTCAGATTAAACCTCTGAACAGCGACGAGCACTCTCGGATCTGAGCAGTTCACGACTTTCAGATCGTCGCAGTCCACAGAGGAAGAGTTCACCGTCATGTTCCCGATCTTCTCCTCCGATAGCTCGATCGTCGCCTCCGTAACGGGTCTCGTGGAGTTCGCCGGAGGTGAAATCGGAGAGGAGGCGATGTCTTCGCCGGTGTTGAGTATCGAGCCGTCGATTTTGAAAGTTGCGTTTTCGTTGGCCGTGAGGAGTTTGGTAAGCGCAGGAGCTGATTCGAGCCATGGATCTGGCGGTTGGTAGGTGACGGCGATTACGGTGAAGATGAGGACGGTGAAGACGAAGACGGAGAAGCAGACATTGCTGATTAGCTTGATTAGGTTCTGGGCGATGGGTTCGGTGGTCAGATCTGATTCCTTCATGGGTTCTCAGCTGAGAAGAATCCGATGAGACGGAATCAAATCCAATAGATTTGTGTGTGAGAGAGTAGATCTGATGCGAAATCAAGAGAGGCTTTTGGTTTTGGGAGTAAGAAGAATGGACTCCTCTAGTGAACTTCTCtagtcttcttctttcttccaaactttcttttttttccgatttatttttactttaaattcagagatttcattttcttcttaaTTGCTTTGGAAGTAAGTTGTAAAATCAGAAGGTCACAAATAAATTACTTCAATGATTAATTTGTTTGCTGCAAAACGAAGAAATGTGTTTTTGTATTATGACTTCAAACCCATTTTTA of the Brassica rapa cultivar Chiifu-401-42 chromosome A03, CAAS_Brap_v3.01, whole genome shotgun sequence genome contains:
- the LOC103858493 gene encoding uncharacterized protein LOC103858493; protein product: MKESDLTTEPIAQNLIKLISNVCFSVFVFTVLIFTVIAVTYQPPDPWLESAPALTKLLTANENATFKIDGSILNTGEDIASSPISPPANSTRPVTEATIELSEEKIGNMTVNSSSVDCDDLKVVNCSDPRVLVAVQRFNLRIFKSIVFLEYETPVNGSKPDECDVSWRFRNKKEKSWRRYRDFRRFKFAFGENCTYKVFHTSGWHSGVNARRFRIKPRGGGGGPKATRGVGRDPEINDTIPTLGSQTNFRRGKYLYYSRGGDYCKGMNQYMWSFLCGLGEAMYLNRTFVMDLSLCLSSSYSSKGVDEEGKDFRYYFDFEHLKESASIVEEGEFVRDWKKWNRSHKRKVPVRKVKTHKVSPLQLSKDKSTIIWRQFDAPEPENYWYRVCEGQASKYVERPWQTLWKSKRLMNIVSEISGKMDWDFDAVHVVRGEKAKDKKLWPHLDEDTWPDAILNKLRGLVQPWRNLYVATNEPFYNYFDKLRSQYKVHLLDDYSYLWGNNSEWYNETSLLNNGKPVEFDGYMRVAVDTEVFIRGKTRVETFNNLTMDCKDGINTC